The nucleotide sequence TAACTAGATTTGTTTTCGGCTGATTGTTTATTCAACTGTTCTGTAAAAAATAAATCAATTGAATTTTTCAAAGCACGAACGGAAAGAATTGTTGGCGGATTTTTATCTACATAACCAATATTTGTTTTGTCGGTTAAACAAAGAACTAATTTTCCATCATCAAAAACAGCGTTTTCTGTAATGAATTCACAACCGTTTCCCTCCCAAGTATGAGTTGCTTTATCCCATCTTGTATTGTCAAAACTATCAAAATTATCTACCCATTGAAAAGTAAAATTATTATCTGTACCGCCGCTGCCAATGCCCGGAGTATACGAATAATATTTAACCCAATCATAATGAGCAAATGCTGGTAAAATTTCCGGTTTAAAAGTTCCAACCCAATCTTTATAGGTTGGATTCCAAATATTCATCATTATCTTTTGCGGATAAATCAAAGTTGAGACATGGCTTCCGGTTTGGCGGTAAACTTCTTGATCGTCTATAAACCATGCAACGTATTCAGGAGTCCATTCAAATCCGTAAGTATGATAATCATCTGTCGGATCAAAATTTACAAAATTTGATCTTACATGATTTACTTGTCCCGGTGTGATTGTATTAAATTGTACATTGTTATTATATCTTCCTAAAATTTCAATGTCAATTTCATTCCATTTTTGCGCAGTCCAAGGGATTGAATCTGTTCCCGTGAAATAAGTAAAAAAGGATGACAAATAGCCATCCTTATTTTGCAATTTATAGTTAGCCTCAAATCTTCCGTAAAGATAAGCTTCTTTAGTTCTGTATTCCGCGCCTCTATAATCTTTCGCATATAATAAAGTTTCAAACGAATACAGAACAACAATAATCAGCAATAATTTTTTCATATTAGGAAAAATATTTCATCATTAAAAAGTAATAATTAGAGAAAACTTCTGTACATTGCTTAATCGACCGAAATTTTGATAAGCATAATCAAAACCTATTGAAACATTTCCCAACAAATATTGCTTAATTCCGGCTCCGAGCGAAAATGATTCTTCAGAACTTTCCAGGAATAATGATTTATATCCGCCGCGCAAAGCGAACATATCGTTAAATACATATTCAACACCCAAGTTAACGCTTTCATAATTATCACTAACATGAAGTGCATCCAAGGCGATCATTAATTCATGATTATCAACTTTAATAGGATCATACGCAACGCCTACTCTAAAATTTAACGGAAGATCCCATTCATCCGTTTGCAAATATGCCGGGATACTTCCATTATTACCCGAATTAGACGCATCCGGATCATAAACAACCAATGCCGAATTTCCTTCTAATTTCATTTTCGTTCCAAAGTTAGAAATTGACATCGCAAGCATCATTCCATCAAATGGAGTTATGTATTGAATCCCCATATCGATGGCAATAGCTGATGCGGACATTTTCCAAATACTTTGCTGAACAAATTTTGGATTAAATCCAATTGCGAAATTATCCGTTAATTGAATTGCCCAAGCAAGACTAAAGGCAACATCGCTTGCGCTGAAAGTTTCACCGGTGCCATTTGGTTCGTCGATTGTCGTAACATTCATATCACCTATATTTGAAGTAGTAAAACTCATTCCAATTGAACCCATACTTCCTAAATTGT is from Ignavibacteriota bacterium and encodes:
- a CDS encoding PorV/PorQ family protein; amino-acid sequence: MKNKIIIILILPLFAFSNIFSQEFVSNVSKRGTTAAPFLSIAQGSRSLAMGSAFVAVADDPSALYWNPAGITKVEGAGFIVDHTQWIADVKYDFIGLTYNLGSMGSIGMSFTTSNIGDMNVTTIDEPNGTGETFSASDVAFSLAWAIQLTDNFAIGFNPKFVQQSIWKMSASAIAIDMGIQYITPFDGMMLAMSISNFGTKMKLEGNSALVVYDPDASNSGNNGSIPAYLQTDEWDLPLNFRVGVAYDPIKVDNHELMIALDALHVSDNYESVNLGVEYVFNDMFALRGGYKSLFLESSEESFSLGAGIKQYLLGNVSIGFDYAYQNFGRLSNVQKFSLIITF